One genomic region from Sulfurimonas sp. encodes:
- a CDS encoding phospholipase A2, with protein sequence MLATLLVPDTSFNFNFTQSCVNHDNCYSNSGMSKDECDSSFLDDMKQSCLNEPFLLQSGCFKHAYDYYDAVNVFGKSAYQNAQNSN encoded by the coding sequence ATCCTAGCAACCTTATTAGTTCCTGATACATCTTTTAATTTTAATTTTACACAGAGCTGTGTGAACCATGACAATTGTTATAGTAATAGTGGAATGTCTAAAGACGAGTGTGATTCAAGTTTTTTAGATGATATGAAGCAATCTTGTTTAAATGAACCTTTTTTATTACAGTCAGGTTGTTTTAAGCATGCATATGATTACTATGACGCTGTGAATGTATTTGGAAAGAGTGCTTATCAAAATGCACAAAATAGCAATTAA